The Deltaproteobacteria bacterium genome includes a window with the following:
- a CDS encoding AbrB/MazE/SpoVT family DNA-binding domain-containing protein — translation MKSASSKVTSKGQVVIPKWLRDKYGIHPATKVRWLEREEGILLIPESEDPIIAARGMLKGTGILKAYQREKKLEKEREKRKLDRGRKFRTG, via the coding sequence ATGAAATCTGCTTCATCCAAAGTAACTTCCAAAGGCCAGGTAGTGATTCCCAAGTGGTTGAGGGATAAATATGGAATTCATCCAGCCACAAAGGTGCGCTGGCTCGAGCGCGAGGAAGGAATCCTGCTCATACCTGAATCAGAAGATCCAATAATCGCAGCCCGGGGTATGTTGAAGGGAACAGGAATATTGAAAGCATACCAGCGGGAGAAGAAGCTTGAAAAAGAAAGGGAAAAGAGGAAGCTTGATAGAGGCAGGAAATTTCGTACTGGATAG